The following proteins come from a genomic window of Paracoccus sp. MBLB3053:
- a CDS encoding ABC transporter permease, with protein MDAGLIYLSQVIALIRKELLAILKDRSSRALLLMPALLQSLLFGYGATYDLTNVPYAILDQSRGTAAANLIAGLDGTGVFRRVATLNSTDEIAVLVDEGDALVVITIPPGFDARLSAGRKAPIQVILDGRNSATAAQAASFVASVVASFNRSMGHAPLVSIERRAWFNPNLESRWNLMPPLIAGLSMLQTLLLAALSVAREREQGTFDQLLVTPLTPLQILIGKALPTMMIGILQSTIIFLVILFWFGIPMKGSVGVLYLALGMFTLASVGIGLSISAVALNMQQAMLYTFMLVMPLMLLSGLLTPIANMPEILQIATHANPLRFGVDLVRRVYLEGAGLSDVAPDFLPLAAIALVTLPLAAWLFRNRLS; from the coding sequence ATGGATGCTGGCCTGATCTATCTGTCGCAAGTGATCGCGCTGATCAGAAAGGAGTTGCTCGCCATTCTCAAGGACAGGTCGAGCCGGGCTCTGCTGTTGATGCCGGCCCTGCTGCAATCTCTCCTTTTCGGCTATGGGGCAACCTACGACCTGACGAATGTACCCTATGCGATCCTAGACCAGAGCCGTGGCACAGCGGCTGCGAACCTGATCGCCGGACTGGACGGGACGGGCGTGTTCCGACGGGTGGCCACCTTGAACTCGACCGATGAGATTGCCGTGCTGGTGGACGAAGGAGACGCGCTTGTCGTGATCACGATTCCGCCGGGGTTCGATGCCCGACTGAGCGCGGGACGAAAGGCCCCGATTCAGGTCATCCTGGACGGCAGGAACTCTGCGACCGCGGCGCAGGCAGCTTCGTTCGTCGCGTCAGTCGTCGCCAGTTTCAACCGGTCCATGGGTCATGCGCCCCTGGTCAGCATCGAACGCAGAGCATGGTTCAATCCCAACCTCGAATCCCGCTGGAACCTGATGCCACCCTTGATCGCCGGTCTGAGCATGTTGCAAACTCTGCTCCTTGCGGCGCTTTCAGTCGCACGCGAGCGTGAACAGGGCACCTTCGACCAGCTTCTGGTGACACCTCTGACGCCGCTTCAGATCCTGATCGGCAAGGCGCTTCCGACGATGATGATCGGCATCCTGCAATCGACGATCATCTTTCTCGTGATCCTGTTCTGGTTCGGCATCCCGATGAAGGGCTCGGTCGGGGTGCTTTATCTGGCGCTGGGAATGTTCACCCTCGCCTCGGTGGGGATCGGTCTGTCTATCTCTGCGGTTGCGCTGAACATGCAACAGGCGATGCTTTATACATTCATGCTGGTCATGCCCCTGATGTTGCTGTCGGGGCTGCTCACACCGATCGCGAACATGCCCGAGATCCTGCAGATCGCGACCCATGCCAACCCGCTGCGCTTCGGGGTCGATCTGGTGAGACGTGTCTATCTGGAGGGTGCGGGCCTGTCGGATGTGGCCCCCGACTTCCTGCCGCTGGCAGCGATCGCGCTGGTGACCCTGCCGCTGGCAGCATGGCTTTTCCGAAACAGGCTTTCGTGA
- a CDS encoding helix-turn-helix domain-containing protein has product MARGEKLIIGQRLRVLRQSLGLTQAQMAAELGVSASYITLIEADQRPASARLLMRIAEVYDLNISELAPSTDAQLAADFSAALKDPVVGAGALSRSEVEAVLEASPKIASAFVRLHDHYREAVLRPQTDDNPMTDRDKVEALADSSRPVDTVRNWFYAQKNYVDAIDRAAEALAEEMALHRNEPHLALTNRLMRHGISVRILPGHVMGEQLRRFDPHRGELMLSELLRQSSRRFQIGVLLARFEQEALISRLTEEAALDDTAAVSLLRVSLANYFAAAVMMPYGRFLAACESARYDVELLSHRFGASFEQTAHRMTTLQRPDARGIPFFFVRVDQAGNISKRFSAGRFPFSRFGGTCPLWNIHAAFETPDRVQTQVVRMPEGATYFSIARTVTRAGGTHGAPARRLAVGLGCDVAYAPRLIYAEGIDLERARPVDIGLNCYLCERSNCPARAHAPINRRLKVNERERSLAIFSFEEEAGI; this is encoded by the coding sequence ATGGCGCGAGGCGAAAAACTCATCATCGGGCAGAGATTGCGCGTTCTGCGACAGTCTCTGGGACTTACGCAGGCCCAGATGGCGGCCGAGCTGGGCGTATCCGCCAGCTACATTACCCTGATCGAGGCTGACCAGCGCCCGGCCTCGGCACGCCTCCTGATGCGGATAGCCGAAGTCTATGACCTGAATATCTCTGAACTAGCTCCCTCGACGGATGCCCAGCTTGCGGCGGACTTCTCTGCGGCGCTGAAGGATCCTGTCGTGGGGGCAGGGGCTTTGTCACGGTCCGAAGTCGAAGCCGTACTCGAGGCATCGCCGAAGATCGCGTCGGCCTTCGTGCGCCTGCACGATCATTACCGCGAAGCCGTGCTGCGCCCGCAGACCGATGACAATCCGATGACCGACCGAGACAAGGTCGAGGCGCTGGCCGATTCTTCGCGCCCTGTCGATACGGTGCGAAACTGGTTCTATGCGCAGAAGAATTATGTTGATGCGATCGATCGTGCGGCAGAGGCTCTCGCCGAAGAAATGGCCCTGCACCGCAATGAGCCCCATCTTGCGTTGACGAACCGCTTGATGCGCCACGGGATAAGCGTCCGCATCCTGCCGGGACATGTGATGGGCGAGCAGCTTCGCCGTTTCGACCCCCATCGCGGTGAATTGATGCTTTCCGAACTTCTTCGCCAGTCAAGCAGACGATTCCAGATCGGGGTATTGCTGGCCCGCTTCGAGCAGGAAGCGCTGATTTCGCGGTTGACCGAAGAAGCCGCTCTGGACGATACCGCAGCCGTATCGCTTCTGCGTGTAAGCTTGGCCAATTACTTCGCAGCGGCGGTGATGATGCCCTATGGTCGCTTTCTCGCGGCCTGCGAATCCGCCCGCTATGATGTCGAACTGCTGAGCCATCGCTTCGGGGCGAGTTTCGAACAGACCGCGCATCGCATGACAACCCTGCAGCGACCTGATGCACGCGGCATTCCGTTTTTCTTCGTCCGGGTCGATCAGGCTGGAAACATCTCGAAACGCTTCAGCGCGGGACGTTTCCCGTTTTCGCGCTTTGGGGGAACCTGCCCGCTCTGGAACATCCATGCGGCCTTCGAGACGCCCGACCGGGTGCAGACCCAGGTTGTGCGGATGCCCGAAGGCGCCACCTATTTCTCGATTGCCCGGACGGTCACACGGGCAGGGGGTACGCATGGCGCGCCGGCGCGTCGGCTGGCGGTGGGGCTGGGCTGCGACGTCGCCTATGCGCCACGCCTGATCTATGCAGAGGGGATCGACCTAGAGCGCGCGCGCCCCGTCGATATCGGTCTTAATTGCTACCTTTGCGAAAGATCGAACTGCCCGGCGCGCGCCCATGCGCCGATCAATCGGAGGCTGAAGGTGAACGAACGCGAGCGCAGTCTTGCAATCTTCAGTTTCGAGGAGGAGGCGGGGATCTGA
- a CDS encoding ATP-binding cassette domain-containing protein — protein MTRSSDIVVAEQLWKSFGAADGSEVTAIKGISMSVGAGQLTGLVGADAAGKTTLLRMMAGLLKPDGGTLHVLGLDVAKDWQKVQDQISYMPQRFGLYDDLTVFENLGLYADLHGVPETDRQNRFDRLLQMTGLAPFTERLAGKLSGGMKQKLGLACTLVRSPSLLLLDEPSVGVDPLSRRDLWHIIMQLVVDERLTVVVSTAYMDEADRCDRVIVMDRGTLLAEGSPSALRAGASGRTFIATPPPGLPAREMQVRLIECRDLVVDAVPRGGSVSFITRSGTLLAELANRLPDICFDTREEVLEDAFMILLRESDGAADPAPEPLVEHVPHHPRQGPIVQVRDLVRRFGNFTAVANTSFDVAQGEIFGLLGPNGAGKTTTFRMLCGLLPASSGRIEVAGRNLRTARAQGRARIGYVAQKFSLYGNLTVRENLAFFGGAYGLRGAALRDRIQVSLSQFDLDPEAKSGNLPAGYRQRLAMATGLLHGPDILFLDEPTSGIDPLARRSFWRSITSLAKAGVTIIVTTHFMEEAEYCDRIAIQDAGRMLVIGTPDEVRREAGTQGGADMNSVFISIVEQARARSSGLQPR, from the coding sequence ATGACCCGATCGTCTGACATCGTTGTCGCTGAACAGCTTTGGAAATCCTTTGGCGCGGCAGACGGTTCGGAAGTGACGGCTATCAAAGGGATTTCAATGTCCGTCGGCGCGGGGCAACTGACCGGACTCGTCGGAGCGGATGCCGCGGGCAAGACCACATTGCTGCGCATGATGGCCGGCCTGCTCAAGCCCGACGGCGGGACGTTGCATGTCCTTGGTCTGGACGTGGCGAAAGATTGGCAGAAAGTTCAAGACCAGATCAGCTATATGCCGCAACGCTTTGGCCTGTATGACGATCTGACCGTCTTCGAAAATCTCGGCCTCTATGCCGATCTTCACGGAGTGCCCGAAACAGACCGGCAGAATCGCTTCGATCGGCTGCTTCAGATGACAGGTCTTGCGCCTTTCACCGAGCGGCTCGCCGGAAAATTGTCGGGCGGGATGAAGCAGAAGCTTGGTCTTGCCTGCACTCTGGTACGATCACCCTCACTTCTCTTGCTGGATGAACCAAGTGTCGGGGTCGATCCGCTATCGCGCCGCGATCTGTGGCACATCATCATGCAGCTTGTCGTGGACGAGAGACTGACTGTTGTGGTGAGCACGGCCTATATGGACGAGGCCGACCGCTGCGACAGGGTCATTGTCATGGACAGGGGCACTCTGCTTGCCGAAGGCAGCCCGTCAGCGCTTCGGGCAGGGGCAAGCGGTCGAACCTTTATCGCAACGCCTCCCCCCGGTCTTCCCGCTCGCGAAATGCAAGTGCGACTGATCGAATGTCGCGACCTGGTTGTCGATGCGGTGCCGCGCGGTGGGTCGGTCAGCTTCATAACGCGCAGCGGCACCCTTCTGGCAGAGCTTGCAAATCGACTGCCCGACATCTGTTTCGATACGCGCGAAGAGGTTCTGGAAGATGCCTTCATGATCCTGCTTCGCGAAAGCGACGGAGCGGCCGACCCCGCCCCGGAGCCACTGGTCGAGCACGTTCCCCATCATCCAAGGCAAGGGCCGATCGTCCAGGTGCGCGACCTTGTCCGACGGTTCGGAAATTTTACCGCAGTCGCCAATACGTCATTTGACGTCGCTCAGGGCGAAATCTTCGGCTTGCTCGGGCCAAACGGAGCGGGAAAGACAACCACTTTCCGGATGTTGTGCGGGCTTCTTCCCGCCAGCAGCGGGCGTATCGAAGTCGCCGGCCGCAATCTGCGGACTGCCCGCGCGCAGGGCCGGGCAAGGATTGGCTATGTTGCTCAGAAATTTTCTCTTTATGGCAATCTGACGGTCCGCGAGAATCTCGCATTCTTCGGTGGTGCCTACGGTCTGCGCGGTGCGGCGTTGCGAGACCGCATCCAGGTATCGCTCAGCCAGTTCGACCTGGACCCCGAAGCCAAGAGCGGCAACCTGCCCGCGGGCTACCGACAAAGGCTGGCCATGGCGACGGGGCTTCTGCATGGCCCTGACATCCTATTCCTGGACGAGCCAACAAGCGGGATCGATCCTTTGGCGCGACGATCGTTCTGGCGAAGCATCACGTCATTGGCCAAGGCCGGCGTGACGATCATCGTCACCACTCATTTCATGGAGGAAGCCGAATATTGTGATCGCATCGCGATCCAGGACGCGGGAAGGATGCTTGTCATCGGAACACCGGATGAAGTCCGCCGTGAAGCCGGCACCCAGGGCGGGGCGGACATGAACAGCGTCTTCATCTCGATCGTCGAGCAGGCTCGGGCCCGCTCGAGCGGTCTACAGCCGCGATGA
- the aceB gene encoding malate synthase A, with the protein MPLDHNAPPLPPVVLRAVPGAEHVLTPEALNFLAELQMRFGLRLHALMVARTRRQERIDRGELPDYLAGTREIRQGIWKAAPVPTALEDRRVEITGPVDRKMMINALNSGARVFMADFEDATAPSFANIIAGLANLIDYRDGTLEYMDDITGKTYRVGPVPALLIVRPRGLHMAEANVLMGGQPVSAALFDFGLSLFHCGRALAATGRGPFYYLPKLECHAEAKFWNEVFVYAQERMGIAQGSIKATVLIETLPAAFEMDEIVWELRDHIAGLNCGRWDYIFSYIKNLRNHPAYLLPDRSKLAMDEAFLATYAARVVKVCHRRGIHAMGGMSAAIPVKDDPQANDAAFDQVRADKKREVGMGFDGCWVAHPDLVPVAQAIFDADMPGPNQIRKPRQEWRIEPAMLLKPHQGEITEAGVRLNISVAIEYLANWLQGRGAVPIHNMMEDAATAEISRAQLWQWIRHGALVRTEFGDERRLTADWLGEMIQAEIVSILERIGPNGFHRGRYPSAARIVQEAATAETLPDFITTPAYDVLNALD; encoded by the coding sequence ATGCCGCTCGATCACAACGCACCCCCGCTTCCGCCCGTCGTCCTGCGCGCAGTGCCGGGCGCCGAGCATGTCCTCACACCCGAGGCCCTGAACTTCCTGGCCGAACTGCAGATGCGCTTCGGCCTCAGGCTCCATGCGCTGATGGTTGCCCGCACCCGTCGGCAGGAGCGGATCGACCGTGGTGAATTGCCGGACTATCTGGCCGGCACGCGCGAAATCCGTCAGGGCATCTGGAAGGCCGCCCCGGTTCCCACTGCCCTTGAGGATCGCCGCGTCGAGATCACCGGACCCGTCGACCGCAAGATGATGATCAATGCGCTGAATTCCGGCGCGCGTGTCTTCATGGCCGATTTCGAGGACGCCACCGCACCAAGCTTTGCCAATATCATCGCGGGCCTTGCGAACCTGATCGACTATCGCGACGGCACGCTGGAATACATGGATGATATCACCGGCAAGACCTATCGCGTCGGTCCAGTTCCCGCGTTGCTGATCGTTCGCCCGCGTGGCCTGCACATGGCCGAGGCGAATGTGCTGATGGGCGGCCAGCCCGTCTCGGCAGCGCTGTTCGACTTCGGCCTCTCGTTGTTCCATTGCGGTCGGGCGCTTGCCGCCACCGGACGCGGACCTTTCTATTACCTGCCAAAGCTCGAATGTCATGCCGAGGCAAAGTTCTGGAACGAGGTCTTCGTTTACGCTCAAGAGCGGATGGGGATCGCGCAGGGCTCGATCAAGGCGACCGTGCTGATCGAAACCCTGCCCGCGGCCTTCGAGATGGACGAGATCGTCTGGGAACTGCGCGATCATATTGCCGGGCTGAACTGCGGCCGATGGGATTATATCTTCAGCTATATCAAGAACTTGCGCAATCATCCGGCCTATCTTCTTCCGGATCGCTCGAAGCTGGCAATGGACGAGGCCTTTCTGGCGACCTATGCCGCACGGGTCGTCAAGGTCTGCCACCGCCGAGGCATTCACGCGATGGGGGGCATGTCGGCCGCGATCCCGGTCAAGGATGACCCACAAGCCAACGATGCCGCTTTCGATCAGGTCCGCGCCGACAAGAAACGCGAAGTCGGCATGGGTTTCGACGGCTGCTGGGTCGCGCATCCCGACCTGGTTCCGGTCGCCCAGGCAATCTTTGATGCCGACATGCCCGGCCCGAACCAGATCCGCAAGCCGCGCCAGGAATGGCGGATCGAGCCTGCGATGCTGCTCAAGCCGCATCAGGGCGAGATCACCGAGGCGGGCGTGCGCCTGAACATCTCGGTCGCGATCGAATATCTTGCAAACTGGCTTCAGGGCCGTGGTGCCGTTCCCATCCACAACATGATGGAGGATGCTGCCACCGCCGAGATCAGCCGCGCCCAACTGTGGCAATGGATCCGCCATGGCGCGCTGGTCAGGACCGAGTTTGGTGACGAACGCCGCCTGACCGCCGACTGGCTGGGCGAGATGATCCAGGCAGAGATCGTTTCGATCCTGGAACGCATCGGACCGAACGGCTTCCACCGTGGTCGCTACCCGTCCGCCGCCCGGATCGTGCAGGAAGCCGCGACGGCCGAAACCCTGCCCGATTTCATCACCACGCCGGCTTATGACGTGCTGAACGCCCTCGACTGA
- a CDS encoding ABC transporter permease — protein sequence MKVPRFTGRLVALTRKETRQMLRDRSNLFVGLLLPLALIMLFGFGLSFDVTNARLAVVVQDNTPSVRDFVARLYGSEYLAPSRVFSTHEAENLMRAGRVDAILTIPADFSADLAQGGARLQLLLNGVDSNSASSIEGYVSAAIAVQGALELDRAGNNRTTTGGIVITQRTWFNEAGESTWFLVPGLIVLIMTLIGAFLTSLLVAREWERGTLEALFVTPVAPIELVLSKLAPYLVIGFVDLVMCLLAARWLFHVPMRGSLVVILLVSLLYLLVSLLIGLLISATTRNQFAASQMALLLSFMPALMLSGFVFDLRNVPVAVQLVSQILPATHFMGLIKTLFMAGNNWPETFRTSAILGGYAFIMLLATRRALRKRLE from the coding sequence ATGAAGGTGCCTCGGTTCACCGGAAGGCTCGTCGCGCTCACCCGCAAGGAAACGCGTCAGATGCTTCGCGACCGTAGCAACCTTTTCGTTGGCCTGCTGCTGCCCCTCGCGTTGATTATGCTTTTCGGTTTCGGCCTGTCCTTCGATGTCACCAATGCCCGGTTGGCCGTTGTCGTGCAGGACAATACGCCGTCAGTCCGTGACTTCGTGGCGCGCCTTTACGGATCGGAATACCTTGCACCAAGTCGGGTGTTCAGCACGCACGAGGCCGAAAATCTCATGCGGGCTGGCAGGGTCGATGCCATCCTGACCATACCTGCTGATTTCTCGGCTGATCTGGCCCAGGGTGGGGCACGGCTTCAGTTGCTGCTGAATGGGGTCGACAGCAACAGCGCGTCAAGTATCGAAGGCTATGTGAGCGCCGCGATCGCCGTTCAGGGCGCCCTTGAACTTGACCGGGCCGGCAACAACAGAACGACCACGGGCGGCATCGTCATCACGCAGCGCACCTGGTTCAACGAAGCCGGCGAAAGCACCTGGTTCCTTGTTCCAGGGCTTATCGTTCTTATCATGACGCTGATTGGCGCCTTCCTCACATCGCTGCTTGTGGCAAGAGAGTGGGAGCGAGGAACGCTCGAGGCGCTTTTCGTCACGCCGGTCGCGCCGATCGAACTCGTCCTGTCGAAACTTGCACCCTATCTCGTCATCGGTTTCGTCGATCTCGTCATGTGCCTGCTGGCCGCCCGCTGGCTCTTTCATGTTCCGATGCGTGGTTCGCTGGTCGTGATCCTGCTGGTCTCGCTGCTTTATCTGCTGGTATCGCTTCTTATCGGGCTGTTGATTTCGGCCACGACGCGCAACCAGTTTGCCGCCAGCCAGATGGCACTTCTGCTCAGCTTCATGCCTGCATTGATGCTCTCGGGGTTCGTCTTCGATCTCAGGAACGTGCCGGTCGCCGTCCAACTGGTCAGCCAGATCCTTCCCGCCACGCATTTCATGGGGCTGATCAAGACCTTGTTCATGGCCGGAAACAACTGGCCCGAAACATTCCGCACCTCGGCAATCCTTGGCGGATACGCGTTCATCATGCTTCTGGCGACGCGGCGCGCCTTGCGCAAGAGGCTCGAGTGA